In one window of Leifsonia sp. NPDC080035 DNA:
- a CDS encoding EamA family transporter: MNRTPHPSIAALMVLGSCVSLQFGAAIATPLFGVFGPALTTAGRLLLAGAVLVAVFRPRFWTWTRRQWGAVLLFGVAMAGMNACFYASIDRIPLGIAVTIEFIGPLALAAVLSRRLRDIGWVLLAGAAIVVLGLDGTGDGRPLDIVGVLFALAAGGFWAGYILSGTRVGALVPGHGALAMAVVVGAAVVAPFGIGSAGALAASPALLLPLAAVAVLSSVIPYTLEFASMRGLDPRAFGVLLSLEPAVATLAGWMLLGQSVTWLHIAAMAAVVVASTGSTLGAARRPAPAPARDVRHDTPTAPTPVAG; the protein is encoded by the coding sequence GTGAATCGCACGCCCCATCCCTCGATCGCCGCGCTGATGGTGCTCGGGTCGTGCGTCTCCCTGCAGTTCGGCGCGGCCATCGCGACTCCCCTGTTCGGCGTGTTCGGCCCGGCGCTCACGACCGCAGGGCGGCTGCTGCTCGCGGGTGCGGTGCTCGTCGCCGTCTTCCGGCCACGGTTCTGGACGTGGACCCGGCGGCAGTGGGGCGCCGTCCTGCTCTTCGGGGTGGCGATGGCGGGGATGAACGCCTGCTTCTACGCCTCCATCGACCGCATCCCGCTCGGCATCGCGGTGACGATCGAGTTCATCGGGCCGCTCGCCCTCGCCGCGGTGCTCTCGCGCCGGCTGCGCGACATCGGCTGGGTGCTGCTCGCCGGGGCGGCGATCGTCGTCCTCGGGCTCGACGGCACGGGCGACGGCAGGCCGCTCGACATCGTCGGTGTGCTCTTCGCGCTCGCGGCGGGCGGCTTCTGGGCCGGGTACATCCTCTCCGGGACGCGCGTCGGCGCCCTGGTGCCCGGGCACGGGGCGCTCGCGATGGCGGTCGTCGTCGGCGCCGCGGTGGTGGCGCCGTTCGGGATCGGCTCGGCCGGCGCACTCGCCGCCTCCCCGGCCCTGCTGCTCCCGCTCGCCGCGGTCGCCGTCCTGTCCTCGGTGATCCCGTACACGCTGGAGTTCGCCTCGATGCGCGGGCTCGATCCGCGCGCCTTCGGTGTGCTGCTCAGTCTGGAACCGGCGGTGGCGACACTCGCAGGCTGGATGCTGCTCGGCCAGAGCGTGACCTGGCTGCACATCGCCGCGATGGCGGCGGTCGTCGTCGCCTCCACCGGGTCCACGCTCGGCGCGGCGCGCCGGCCGGCCCCGGCCCCCGCCCGCGACGTCCGCCACGACACCCCGACGGCGCCCACCCCCGTCGCCGGCTGA
- a CDS encoding NAD-dependent succinate-semialdehyde dehydrogenase produces MSAVDTVTTTELSAREADLLSRVPDGLFIGGRWEAGTREQIQVQDPATGRVIKRIANATPEDGIRALDAAVAAQDAWAATPPRTRAEILRRAFDLLQERRDDFALLMTLEMGKPLAEANGEVTYGGEFLRWFSEEAVRISGRYGSNPEGTGTMVVSQRPVGPSFFITPWNFPLAMATRKIAPALAAGCTVVVKPAELTPLTTLLFAQLLADAGLPDGVVNVVQTNTSGAVSAPIIADPRLRKLSFTGSTPVGRTLLAQAGQNVLRTSMELGGNAPFVVFGDADLDKAVEGAMLAKFRNIGQACTAANRFIVHESVADEFARRVTEKVDAMRIGRGTEEGVTIGPLIDDRAVASMTALVEDAVSRGARVLTGGTAPEGAGSFFEPTVLTDIQPGSEILREEIFGPILAITTFSTEDEAVARANETEYGLVGYVFTQDLARGQRMIENIDTGMMGLNTGLVSNAAAPFGGVKQSGLGREGGAEGIHEYLDTKYTLIPN; encoded by the coding sequence ATGAGCGCCGTCGACACCGTGACCACGACCGAGCTGAGCGCACGCGAGGCCGACCTGCTCTCCCGCGTCCCCGACGGGCTGTTCATCGGCGGACGCTGGGAGGCCGGCACCCGCGAGCAGATCCAGGTGCAGGACCCGGCGACCGGCCGCGTCATCAAGAGGATCGCCAACGCGACACCCGAGGACGGCATCCGCGCGCTCGACGCGGCGGTCGCCGCCCAGGACGCCTGGGCCGCCACCCCGCCGCGCACCCGCGCCGAGATCCTCCGCCGCGCCTTCGACCTGCTGCAGGAGCGCCGCGACGACTTCGCGCTGCTGATGACCCTCGAGATGGGCAAGCCGCTGGCCGAGGCCAACGGCGAGGTCACCTATGGCGGCGAGTTCCTGCGTTGGTTCTCGGAGGAGGCCGTGCGGATCTCCGGTCGCTACGGGTCCAACCCCGAGGGCACCGGCACCATGGTCGTCTCGCAGCGTCCCGTCGGCCCGAGCTTCTTCATCACGCCGTGGAACTTCCCGCTGGCGATGGCGACCCGCAAGATCGCCCCGGCGCTCGCCGCCGGCTGCACCGTCGTGGTGAAGCCCGCAGAGCTCACCCCGCTGACGACGCTGCTGTTCGCTCAGCTGCTCGCCGACGCCGGCCTGCCGGACGGCGTCGTCAACGTCGTGCAGACGAACACGTCGGGAGCGGTGTCCGCGCCGATCATCGCCGACCCGCGCCTGCGCAAGCTCTCGTTCACCGGCTCCACCCCGGTCGGCCGCACGCTGCTCGCCCAGGCGGGCCAGAACGTGCTGCGCACCTCGATGGAGCTCGGCGGCAACGCCCCGTTCGTCGTCTTCGGAGACGCCGACCTGGACAAGGCGGTCGAGGGCGCGATGCTCGCGAAGTTCCGCAACATCGGCCAGGCCTGCACCGCCGCCAACCGGTTCATCGTGCACGAGTCCGTCGCTGACGAGTTCGCGCGCCGGGTCACCGAGAAGGTCGACGCGATGCGCATCGGCCGGGGCACCGAGGAGGGCGTGACCATCGGCCCGCTGATCGACGACCGCGCGGTCGCCTCCATGACCGCGCTCGTCGAGGACGCGGTCTCCCGCGGCGCGCGGGTCCTCACCGGCGGCACCGCCCCGGAGGGCGCCGGCTCGTTCTTCGAGCCGACCGTCCTCACGGACATCCAGCCGGGCAGCGAGATCCTCCGCGAGGAGATCTTCGGCCCGATCCTGGCGATCACGACGTTCTCGACCGAGGACGAGGCCGTGGCGCGCGCCAACGAGACCGAGTACGGACTCGTCGGCTACGTGTTCACGCAGGACCTGGCCCGCGGTCAGCGGATGATCGAGAACATCGACACCGGGATGATGGGCCTCAACACGGGTCTCGTGTCCAACGCGGCCGCGCCGTTCGGCGGCGTGAAGCAGTCCGGCCTCGGCCGCGAGGGCGGCGCGGAGGGCATCCACGAGTACCTGGACACCAAGTACACGCTCATCCCGAACTGA
- a CDS encoding aldose 1-epimerase family protein — protein sequence MSIPISGTHYGLTAGDYHATIASVGASLRTLEHRGRPLVVPFDADEVRPAYRGATLAPWPNRVVDGRYTFDGVEQQLPLTEPARGHALHGLATWLDFEPVDRAADSVTLVATIQAQDGYPHRVEVAVAFSLDEAGLHTTVTATNAGTSRAPWGTGPHPYLVAGEGRVDDWTLTLPADSVLTVTEDRLIPVALEEVAGGGFDFRSPRAIADTFIDHAFTGLHRGDDGTTTVTLRAPEGTGVEMVWDTACPWVQVHTADRDIPALNRLGLAVEPMTCPPDAFNSGTDLVILEPGASAGAGWTIRAL from the coding sequence ATGAGTATTCCGATCTCGGGGACGCACTACGGCCTCACCGCCGGCGACTACCACGCCACCATCGCCTCCGTCGGCGCATCGCTGCGCACGCTGGAGCACCGCGGCCGCCCGCTCGTCGTCCCCTTCGACGCCGACGAGGTCCGCCCGGCCTACCGGGGCGCGACGCTGGCGCCCTGGCCCAACCGCGTGGTCGACGGCCGCTACACCTTCGACGGCGTCGAGCAGCAGCTCCCGCTGACGGAGCCGGCGCGCGGTCACGCCCTGCACGGTCTCGCGACCTGGCTCGACTTCGAGCCGGTCGACCGCGCGGCGGACTCGGTCACCCTGGTGGCGACCATCCAGGCGCAGGACGGCTACCCGCACCGCGTGGAGGTGGCCGTCGCGTTCAGCCTCGACGAGGCCGGTCTGCACACCACCGTCACCGCCACCAACGCCGGCACCTCGCGCGCGCCGTGGGGCACCGGCCCTCATCCCTACCTGGTGGCGGGCGAGGGGCGTGTGGACGACTGGACGCTCACGCTGCCGGCCGACTCCGTGCTCACGGTCACCGAGGACCGGCTGATCCCGGTCGCGCTGGAGGAGGTCGCGGGCGGCGGCTTCGACTTCCGCTCGCCGCGCGCCATCGCCGACACCTTCATCGACCACGCCTTCACGGGCCTGCACCGCGGCGACGACGGCACGACGACCGTCACGCTGCGCGCACCCGAGGGCACGGGGGTGGAGATGGTGTGGGACACCGCGTGCCCGTGGGTGCAGGTGCACACGGCGGATCGCGACATCCCGGCCCTGAACCGTCTCGGTCTCGCGGTCGAGCCGATGACGTGCCCGCCCGACGCGTTCAACTCCGGCACCGACCTGGTCATCCTCGAGCCCGGCGCCTCGGCCGGCGCCGGCTGGACCATCCGCGCGCTCTGA
- a CDS encoding DUF1990 family protein, with the protein MTMPEAPRWGASDPDFRRSEVSAVIGRGDEHWRRAVDDVLRWRVKTRSGFLVDAPGPVAPGQRLRIRARVLGLTIVEPVEVVSVVERADRAGFAYRTLPGHPVDGEEAFIVHRDERSGCIVLTVRSLTRAAPQQPWRALYPLLRAAQRVARRRYLRALR; encoded by the coding sequence ATGACGATGCCGGAGGCGCCCCGGTGGGGCGCGAGCGATCCCGACTTCCGGCGCTCGGAGGTCTCTGCCGTGATCGGCCGCGGCGACGAGCACTGGCGGCGCGCGGTGGACGACGTGCTGCGCTGGCGGGTGAAGACCAGGAGCGGGTTCCTGGTGGATGCGCCGGGACCCGTCGCGCCCGGACAGAGGCTGCGCATCCGGGCGCGGGTGCTCGGTCTGACCATCGTCGAGCCGGTCGAGGTCGTCTCGGTCGTCGAACGCGCCGACCGCGCCGGCTTCGCCTACCGCACGCTGCCCGGGCACCCGGTCGACGGCGAGGAGGCGTTCATCGTCCACCGCGACGAGCGCAGCGGTTGCATCGTGCTCACCGTCCGCTCGCTGACCCGCGCGGCCCCGCAGCAGCCGTGGCGAGCGCTGTACCCGCTCCTCCGCGCCGCCCAGCGCGTCGCCCGCCGGCGATACCTCCGCGCGCTGCGCTGA
- a CDS encoding PucR family transcriptional regulator, producing MPATLAQLLARPELGLRLLTPPGVGDLDAPLSWAHSSELPDPTPFLSPGQVLLITGTPDDVEDYVGRLVRHGIAGLGYGTEVVRSGTPEQLVAACSRLGLPLFEVPYRTPFIAVARFVADRLAADAYARNTWALRASRAISLAALRPDALGAVLAELARQIERPVALIGADGSLARAAPAGAVAGAAAAALTASAEPLLRSRRRAAGTAETDAGPFALQTLGAAGRLRGVLAVGSEGLDQAAQQVVTGVVALAGLALEQSRATDAARARLRTAVWRALLAGDRDLADAVAEPVLGALPDPPVRVAVLAGSGLAAATDWLENHDAGFFARDGQDLVLLDASDATARELANRFGVRGGVSAPSTLTGLAAALAQAEVARSRASAEHPVPAFDDVAAAGMLALLQTPDARAVAATALAPLVAADPGLPAVLRTWLDADGVYDVAARRLGMHRHTLRARVADAERLLGRDLSGFAARADLYAALRAAG from the coding sequence ATGCCCGCCACCCTCGCCCAGCTGCTCGCCCGTCCCGAGCTCGGCCTGCGCCTGCTGACGCCGCCCGGCGTCGGCGACCTGGATGCGCCGCTCTCCTGGGCGCACAGCTCGGAGCTGCCGGACCCGACGCCGTTCCTCTCGCCGGGGCAGGTGCTGCTGATCACAGGCACCCCGGACGACGTGGAGGACTACGTGGGTCGCCTCGTACGCCACGGGATCGCGGGCCTCGGCTACGGGACGGAGGTGGTGCGATCGGGAACACCGGAGCAGCTCGTGGCCGCGTGCTCGCGTCTCGGGCTGCCGCTTTTCGAGGTGCCGTATCGCACGCCGTTCATCGCGGTCGCCCGCTTCGTCGCCGACCGGCTGGCCGCCGACGCGTACGCCAGGAACACCTGGGCGCTGCGCGCCTCCCGGGCGATCTCGCTCGCCGCGCTGCGACCGGACGCGCTCGGGGCGGTGCTCGCGGAGCTCGCCCGCCAGATCGAGCGCCCCGTCGCGCTGATCGGCGCGGACGGATCGCTCGCCAGGGCGGCGCCCGCCGGCGCCGTCGCCGGCGCCGCCGCGGCCGCGCTGACCGCGTCGGCAGAGCCGCTGCTGCGCAGCAGGCGGCGGGCCGCCGGCACGGCCGAGACCGACGCCGGCCCGTTCGCGCTGCAGACGCTCGGCGCCGCCGGACGGCTGCGCGGGGTCCTCGCGGTCGGCTCGGAGGGCCTCGACCAGGCCGCCCAGCAGGTCGTCACCGGGGTCGTGGCCCTCGCGGGCCTGGCGCTGGAGCAGAGCAGGGCGACGGACGCGGCACGCGCCCGGCTGCGGACCGCCGTCTGGCGGGCGCTGCTCGCCGGCGACCGCGACCTCGCCGACGCGGTCGCCGAACCGGTGCTCGGCGCGCTCCCCGACCCACCTGTGCGGGTCGCCGTGCTGGCGGGGTCGGGACTGGCCGCGGCCACGGACTGGCTGGAGAACCACGACGCCGGCTTCTTCGCCAGGGACGGCCAGGACCTCGTGCTCCTGGACGCGTCGGACGCGACCGCTCGCGAGCTCGCGAACCGGTTCGGCGTCCGAGGCGGCGTTTCGGCGCCCTCGACGCTGACCGGGCTCGCCGCCGCGCTCGCGCAGGCGGAGGTCGCCCGGTCGCGCGCGAGCGCCGAGCATCCCGTCCCGGCCTTCGACGACGTCGCCGCCGCCGGGATGCTCGCGCTGCTGCAGACGCCGGATGCGCGGGCCGTCGCGGCGACCGCGCTCGCACCGCTCGTCGCCGCCGATCCCGGGCTCCCCGCGGTGCTCCGCACCTGGCTGGACGCGGATGGGGTCTATGACGTCGCCGCGCGGCGACTCGGCATGCACCGGCACACGCTGCGCGCGCGCGTCGCCGATGCCGAGCGCCTGCTCGGTCGCGATCTCAGCGGGTTCGCCGCGCGGGCCGACCTCTACGCGGCGCTGCGCGCGGCCGGCTGA
- a CDS encoding NAD(P)/FAD-dependent oxidoreductase — MDSIERDVVIVGAGASGLTAATELKKAGLSVAVLEARDRVGGRLWTDDVDGATLEIGGQWVSPDQDALIDTLADLGLETYSRYRDGINIYLGENGERRTFEGDIFPVAPSTEKVMVDLIERLDALVAEIDPDRPWAHPRAKELDEISFRRWLETQTDDEEARRNIGMFIAGAMLTKPAHAFSALQALLMAASAGSFSNLVDADFILDKRVKGGLQQVPLLLAQRLGDDVHLNAPVRTLRWDETGVTAIADGVQVRARFAILAVPPVLISRISYEPPLPRRQQQLHQHLSMGFVIKVHAVYETPFWRDLGYSGTAFSPYELVHEAYDNSYHGDPRGTLVGFVSDEAADEVFRLTRQERKARILSSLAHYYGEQALNPVVYYESDWGSEEWTRGAYAASFDMGGLARYGADLRTPVGSIHFSCSDMAGKGYQHVDGAIRVGRETAAAIVSAAVPAGS, encoded by the coding sequence ATGGACAGCATCGAACGTGACGTGGTCATCGTCGGCGCTGGAGCGTCCGGCCTCACCGCCGCGACGGAGCTGAAGAAGGCCGGACTGAGCGTCGCCGTGCTCGAGGCGCGCGACCGCGTCGGCGGCCGGCTGTGGACGGACGACGTCGACGGCGCCACCCTGGAGATCGGCGGCCAGTGGGTCTCGCCTGACCAGGACGCGCTGATCGACACCCTCGCCGATCTGGGCCTCGAGACCTATTCGCGCTACCGCGACGGCATCAACATCTACCTCGGTGAGAACGGCGAGCGCCGCACCTTCGAGGGCGACATCTTCCCGGTCGCCCCCTCCACCGAGAAGGTGATGGTCGACCTCATCGAGCGCCTGGACGCGCTGGTCGCCGAGATCGACCCCGACCGTCCGTGGGCGCACCCGCGCGCCAAGGAACTGGACGAGATCTCGTTCCGCCGCTGGCTCGAGACGCAGACCGACGACGAGGAGGCCCGGCGCAACATCGGCATGTTCATCGCCGGCGCCATGCTCACCAAGCCCGCCCACGCGTTCTCCGCGCTGCAGGCGCTGCTCATGGCCGCCAGCGCCGGCAGCTTCTCGAACCTCGTCGACGCCGACTTCATCCTGGACAAGCGCGTCAAGGGCGGACTTCAGCAGGTGCCGCTGCTGCTCGCCCAGCGCCTCGGCGACGACGTGCACCTGAACGCCCCCGTCCGCACCCTGCGCTGGGACGAGACCGGCGTGACCGCGATCGCGGACGGTGTGCAGGTGCGCGCCCGGTTCGCGATCCTCGCTGTGCCGCCGGTGCTCATCAGCCGCATCTCCTACGAGCCGCCGCTCCCGCGCCGCCAGCAGCAGCTGCACCAGCACCTCTCGATGGGCTTCGTCATCAAGGTGCACGCCGTCTACGAGACCCCGTTCTGGCGCGACCTCGGCTACAGCGGCACCGCGTTCAGCCCGTACGAGCTGGTGCACGAGGCCTACGACAACAGCTACCACGGCGACCCGCGCGGCACCCTGGTCGGCTTCGTCTCCGACGAGGCGGCCGACGAGGTGTTCCGGCTGACGCGCCAGGAGCGCAAGGCGCGCATCCTCTCCTCGCTCGCCCACTACTACGGCGAGCAGGCGCTGAACCCGGTCGTGTACTACGAGAGCGACTGGGGGAGCGAGGAGTGGACGCGCGGCGCATACGCCGCGAGCTTCGACATGGGCGGCCTCGCGCGCTACGGCGCCGACCTGCGCACGCCGGTCGGGTCCATCCACTTCTCCTGCAGCGACATGGCGGGCAAGGGCTACCAGCACGTCGACGGCGCGATCCGCGTCGGGCGCGAGACGGCGGCCGCGATCGTTTCCGCCGCCGTGCCGGCGGGCAGCTAG
- a CDS encoding DUF998 domain-containing protein has protein sequence MVATESMAPPRLGVEGAAIVVGGGAFVVCGVVALLSFWGRSLPIAGPGSVGQFAAIAAGIVGFLTYTAGRLWHRQGLTPFEASDGRGRGTAGRATGADIVDTFAIALAYGIVALLGWLVLGAVLADGFQDATVYFLSAAVLAGAVIGVTAYAVFASSAGMDLMRLSTLLAAFAVIGILTAMLSAPDPHWWMLHLSALGMTRSVSSLAFNLTLIIAGVIVTAIARYATDARGIEDPRRHAAVLRVRVGLILIGVLLACVGIFPLNVSQVLHNVSAVGMVLVFALVVFWVRAALPEAPRSFFVLGYVFFAAIVVALVFFVIGYYVLTAAELVAGVLVFSWLIVYLRVSGAAAPAVR, from the coding sequence ATGGTCGCGACGGAGAGCATGGCGCCGCCGCGGCTCGGCGTGGAGGGCGCCGCCATCGTCGTCGGGGGCGGGGCCTTCGTCGTCTGCGGCGTCGTGGCCCTGCTCTCGTTCTGGGGGCGCAGCCTGCCGATCGCCGGTCCCGGTTCGGTCGGCCAGTTCGCCGCGATCGCCGCGGGCATCGTCGGCTTCCTGACCTACACGGCCGGCCGGCTCTGGCACCGGCAGGGCCTCACGCCGTTCGAGGCGTCGGACGGGCGCGGGCGCGGCACGGCCGGGCGCGCCACCGGTGCGGACATCGTCGACACCTTCGCGATCGCCCTCGCGTACGGCATCGTCGCCCTGCTCGGCTGGCTGGTGCTCGGGGCGGTGCTCGCCGACGGCTTCCAGGACGCGACGGTGTACTTCCTGTCCGCCGCGGTGCTCGCCGGCGCTGTGATCGGCGTCACGGCCTACGCGGTGTTCGCGTCCTCCGCCGGGATGGATCTGATGCGGCTCTCCACGCTCCTGGCGGCGTTCGCCGTGATCGGCATCCTCACCGCGATGCTCAGCGCGCCTGACCCGCACTGGTGGATGCTGCACCTGAGCGCCCTCGGGATGACGAGGAGCGTCTCGTCGCTAGCGTTCAACCTCACGCTCATCATCGCCGGGGTCATCGTCACAGCGATCGCGCGTTACGCGACGGACGCGCGCGGCATCGAGGACCCGCGGCGGCACGCGGCGGTGCTCCGGGTGCGCGTTGGACTCATCCTGATCGGCGTCCTGCTCGCCTGCGTCGGGATCTTCCCCTTGAACGTCTCGCAGGTGCTGCACAACGTGTCAGCGGTGGGGATGGTGCTGGTGTTCGCGCTCGTCGTGTTCTGGGTGCGCGCGGCGCTGCCCGAGGCGCCGCGCTCGTTCTTCGTGCTCGGCTACGTGTTCTTCGCCGCGATCGTGGTGGCGCTGGTGTTCTTCGTCATCGGGTACTACGTGCTGACAGCGGCGGAACTCGTGGCCGGCGTCCTCGTGTTCAGCTGGCTCATCGTCTACTTGCGGGTCAGCGGTGCCGCGGCGCCCGCCGTGCGCTGA
- a CDS encoding LysR substrate-binding domain-containing protein — MRWEASVFSLQRLALLDELDRRGTLAAVAQALSFAPSTVSEQLAQLEREAGVRLLEPVGRGVRLTADAHLLLGHARVAMAELETAESELAAARDRVAGVLRVATFQTVALSVLPAVLTDLAERHPDLRVDVAQREAGGATSGLHGGDFDVVLGEEYPGRPVPPNARFHRVDLRGDRLRLATPAVGPWSDATTLEALAAAAWALDPVGTAPGDWGRDLCRTAGFEPRVRFDGVDLITHVHLVRTGHAVTVLPDLLGAENTAGVRLRDLPGRPERTLFTLTRASRAGHPAILAFRDALAAAIRGERS, encoded by the coding sequence ATGAGATGGGAGGCGAGCGTGTTCAGCCTGCAACGCCTCGCCCTGCTCGACGAGCTCGACCGCCGCGGCACCCTGGCCGCGGTCGCGCAGGCGCTGTCGTTCGCGCCGTCGACCGTGTCCGAGCAGCTCGCACAACTGGAACGCGAGGCGGGCGTCCGGCTCCTCGAGCCGGTGGGCCGCGGTGTGCGGTTGACGGCGGACGCCCACCTGCTGCTCGGGCACGCGCGGGTCGCCATGGCGGAGCTGGAGACGGCCGAGTCCGAGCTCGCCGCCGCGCGCGACCGCGTGGCCGGGGTGCTCCGCGTCGCGACCTTCCAGACCGTCGCGCTGTCGGTCCTCCCCGCCGTGCTCACCGACCTCGCGGAGCGGCATCCGGACCTCCGGGTGGACGTCGCACAGCGCGAGGCGGGCGGCGCCACCTCCGGACTCCACGGCGGCGACTTCGACGTCGTGCTCGGCGAGGAGTACCCGGGCCGGCCGGTGCCGCCGAACGCCCGGTTCCACCGCGTGGACCTGCGCGGCGACCGGCTGCGGTTGGCCACCCCTGCCGTCGGCCCGTGGAGCGACGCGACGACCCTGGAGGCGCTGGCCGCAGCCGCCTGGGCGCTGGACCCCGTCGGCACGGCCCCGGGGGACTGGGGGAGGGACCTCTGCCGCACGGCCGGTTTCGAGCCGCGGGTGCGCTTCGACGGGGTGGACCTCATCACGCACGTCCACCTGGTCCGCACCGGGCACGCGGTCACCGTGCTTCCCGACCTGCTCGGCGCGGAGAACACCGCCGGCGTCCGCCTGCGCGACCTGCCCGGCCGTCCCGAGCGCACCCTGTTCACCCTGACCAGGGCGTCGCGGGCCGGTCATCCCGCGATCCTCGCCTTCCGGGATGCGCTCGCCGCCGCCATCCGGGGGGAGCGGTCATGA
- the gabT gene encoding 4-aminobutyrate--2-oxoglutarate transaminase: MTILSTATSTPVGGPTLPQERRLVTPIPGPESRKRAERKAQAVAAGVGATIPVYTVAAGGGVLVDVDGNSLIDFGSGIAVTGVGNSAPRVVDAVTAQVAAFTHTCFTVAPYDSYVDVAEALNRLTPGDHAKRSALFNSGAEAVENAVKIARHYTGKQAVVAFDHAYHGRTNLTMGLTAKNQPYKNGFGPFAPEIYRAPLSYPLRDGGLSGAEAAKRSISMIEKQIGASNLAAIIIEPIQGEGGFIVPADGFLPALQEWANANGVVFIADEVQTGFARTGTMFASEQFGIVPDLIVTAKGIAGGLPLSAVTGRAEIMDAPQVGGLGGTYGGNPLACVAALAAIETYEQEDLAARAREIGSILFEKLGALRDADPRVAEVRGRGAMVAIELVDPETGEPDAALTAAVAAAAHAAGVVLLTCGTYGNVIRFLPPLSIPDHLLIEGLDVVAEAVANA; encoded by the coding sequence ATGACCATCCTCTCCACCGCCACCAGCACTCCCGTCGGCGGCCCCACGCTCCCGCAGGAGCGCCGGCTCGTCACCCCGATCCCCGGCCCCGAGTCGCGCAAGCGCGCCGAGCGCAAGGCCCAGGCCGTCGCCGCGGGCGTCGGCGCCACCATCCCGGTCTACACCGTCGCCGCGGGCGGCGGGGTGCTCGTCGACGTCGACGGCAACTCGCTGATCGACTTCGGCTCCGGCATCGCCGTCACCGGCGTCGGCAACTCGGCCCCGCGCGTCGTCGACGCCGTCACGGCGCAGGTCGCCGCCTTCACGCACACCTGTTTCACCGTCGCCCCGTACGACTCGTACGTGGATGTGGCCGAGGCGCTCAACCGGCTCACCCCCGGGGACCACGCCAAGCGCAGCGCGCTGTTCAACTCGGGCGCCGAGGCGGTCGAGAACGCGGTCAAGATCGCCAGGCACTACACCGGCAAGCAGGCCGTCGTCGCGTTCGACCACGCCTACCACGGCCGCACCAACCTCACGATGGGCCTCACCGCCAAGAACCAGCCGTACAAGAACGGCTTCGGCCCGTTCGCACCGGAGATCTACCGCGCCCCGCTCAGCTACCCGCTGCGCGACGGCGGCCTGAGCGGCGCCGAGGCGGCCAAGCGCTCGATCAGCATGATCGAGAAGCAGATCGGTGCGAGCAACCTCGCCGCGATCATCATCGAGCCGATCCAGGGCGAGGGCGGCTTCATCGTCCCCGCCGACGGCTTCCTCCCGGCGCTGCAGGAGTGGGCGAACGCGAACGGCGTCGTCTTCATCGCCGACGAGGTGCAGACGGGCTTCGCCCGCACCGGCACCATGTTCGCCTCCGAGCAGTTCGGCATCGTGCCCGACCTGATCGTCACGGCCAAGGGCATCGCGGGCGGCCTGCCGCTCTCCGCGGTCACGGGCCGCGCCGAGATCATGGACGCCCCACAGGTGGGCGGCCTCGGCGGCACCTACGGCGGCAACCCGCTCGCCTGCGTCGCCGCACTCGCCGCGATCGAGACGTACGAGCAGGAGGACCTGGCGGCCCGCGCCCGCGAGATCGGCAGCATCCTGTTCGAGAAGCTCGGCGCCCTGCGCGACGCCGACCCGCGCGTCGCAGAGGTGCGAGGCCGCGGCGCGATGGTCGCCATCGAGCTCGTCGACCCGGAGACCGGGGAGCCGGACGCCGCCCTCACCGCCGCCGTCGCCGCCGCCGCGCACGCGGCCGGCGTCGTGCTGCTCACCTGCGGCACCTACGGCAACGTCATCCGTTTCCTCCCGCCGCTGAGCATCCCCGACCACCTCCTCATCGAGGGGCTGGACGTCGTCGCGGAGGCGGTGGCCAACGCATGA